The following coding sequences lie in one Alicyclobacillus curvatus genomic window:
- the menE gene encoding o-succinylbenzoate--CoA ligase: MAYKESYVEAVGDNAPGTVSDKVDRHLRCVPDWLTKQAMTRPNQLALEHNDGTLTYSELLRAASSVSAKLSARGIRRGDRVALLARHGLTFAMVVHGVIQVGAVLVPLNTRLTPHELGWQLNNVDASLVVADESHTSLAEAAIVAANEQRQDDEASRRQEIHELTHNSLLWVFAEHDLHPRDGQAHGVENEELLGHGVQRADESLLEYGEGPASLARATRRHATDLTQGVIELDAIHAIVHTSGTTGDPKGVQITYGNHFWSATSSALQLGLDVHERWLVPMPLFHVGGLSVLMRSLIYGTTAVLYDTFDERLVNDALSDSQITLISVVPTMLQRMLADEHRREPGKQLRCILLGGSGASEALLRRCQEQGLPVAQSYGLTEANSQVATLRPTDALSKLGSSGQPLFPCIVRIVSDDGFERGPKESGEIWVHSPTVTPGYWRRPDANAKTFVDGWLRTGDIGYVDEGGYLYVLDRRRDLIVSGGENIYPAEVENALQAYEGVLEAGVVAVSDAQWGHVPCAFVVLHEGKQVSVEELEAHCRQRIAGYKVPKHWRFVDKLPRNASGKLLRRQLSEWLKEQSR; the protein is encoded by the coding sequence GTGGCATACAAAGAATCATATGTTGAGGCGGTCGGTGACAATGCGCCGGGGACGGTCAGTGATAAAGTGGACAGGCATCTTCGCTGTGTGCCCGACTGGCTGACGAAGCAGGCGATGACTCGCCCGAACCAGTTGGCGCTTGAGCACAACGACGGAACGCTCACGTATTCGGAGTTGCTGCGTGCGGCGTCGTCGGTCAGTGCGAAATTGAGCGCTCGTGGCATTCGTCGTGGGGACCGCGTGGCGCTCCTCGCGCGCCACGGGCTGACGTTTGCGATGGTTGTGCACGGTGTGATTCAGGTGGGTGCTGTACTCGTTCCACTGAACACGCGGTTAACACCGCATGAGCTCGGTTGGCAGTTGAACAACGTCGATGCGAGCCTCGTTGTTGCAGACGAAAGTCACACTTCACTCGCTGAAGCCGCCATTGTGGCTGCAAACGAGCAGCGTCAGGACGATGAAGCGAGCCGTCGCCAGGAAATCCATGAACTCACGCACAATTCATTGCTATGGGTCTTTGCTGAGCACGATTTGCACCCTCGAGATGGCCAGGCTCATGGGGTGGAGAATGAAGAGTTGCTGGGTCACGGTGTGCAAAGAGCGGACGAGTCCCTCTTGGAATATGGCGAGGGTCCGGCATCCTTGGCGCGAGCCACTCGGCGACATGCGACAGACTTGACGCAGGGTGTCATTGAACTGGACGCGATCCACGCCATTGTCCATACTTCAGGGACGACAGGGGACCCGAAAGGGGTTCAAATCACGTATGGGAACCACTTTTGGTCGGCCACCTCTTCTGCTTTGCAGTTGGGGCTCGATGTGCATGAGCGCTGGCTTGTCCCGATGCCTCTCTTTCATGTCGGCGGGCTCTCGGTCTTAATGCGCAGTTTGATCTATGGAACGACTGCAGTACTCTATGATACTTTTGACGAAAGACTTGTAAATGACGCGCTGTCTGATTCGCAAATCACGCTGATTTCCGTCGTTCCAACGATGCTCCAACGGATGTTGGCGGACGAACATCGTCGCGAACCTGGAAAGCAATTGCGCTGCATTCTCTTGGGAGGGAGCGGAGCATCGGAAGCGCTGTTGCGTCGCTGCCAAGAGCAAGGGCTGCCGGTTGCACAAAGTTATGGTCTGACAGAAGCGAACTCTCAGGTTGCAACCCTGCGGCCCACAGATGCGCTTTCAAAGCTCGGTTCATCCGGACAACCTCTGTTCCCGTGCATCGTTCGCATTGTGAGTGATGACGGGTTTGAACGAGGGCCAAAGGAATCAGGAGAAATCTGGGTGCACAGCCCGACGGTCACGCCTGGATATTGGAGGCGACCAGATGCGAATGCAAAGACATTTGTTGACGGGTGGTTGCGCACAGGTGACATTGGTTACGTGGACGAAGGCGGCTATCTATACGTACTAGATCGCAGAAGAGACTTGATTGTCTCCGGCGGCGAGAACATCTATCCTGCAGAAGTTGAAAATGCGCTGCAAGCGTACGAAGGCGTGCTCGAAGCCGGGGTCGTGGCCGTGTCGGATGCACAGTGGGGGCACGTCCCGTGTGCGTTCGTTGTCCTTCACGAAGGGAAACAGGTTTCCGTCGAAGAGCTGGAGGCGCATTGTCGACAACGCATCGCAGGCTATAAAGTCCCGAAGCATTGGCGGTTTGTGGATAAACTCCCGCGCAATGCTTCGGGGAAACTATTGCGGAGGCAATTGAGCGAATGGCTGAAAGAACAATCACGATGA
- a CDS encoding 1,4-dihydroxy-2-naphthoate polyprenyltransferase, which produces MTFQQRVVLAWRLLRPFTLTASIIPVLIGSALAFGQDRFRTSVFLAFLIAAILIQAATNMFNEYFDHRRGLDTKEMVGIAGTIVHDGVSPHKVLITAWTFIIVSVALGVYICAMSSWWIALVGILCLAVAYFYSGGPKPLAYTPFGELAASVAMGPVIVLLAYYVQANDITTRAVMVSLPIGLLIGAILLGNNIRDMDQDKLGGRRTIPILFGRERGRKLFAAVFILSYVLVLLLIATGLLTLWALLVLLTIPSAIYVVRLYYRFSEPIQLHPAVKGTAVLLFRFGALLFVGMLVGTFVPLQV; this is translated from the coding sequence GTGACTTTCCAACAACGGGTTGTTTTGGCTTGGCGCCTACTTCGACCCTTCACACTCACGGCGTCGATTATTCCTGTGCTGATTGGCAGTGCACTCGCTTTCGGCCAGGACAGGTTTCGCACCAGTGTATTCTTAGCCTTCTTAATTGCCGCCATTCTCATTCAAGCGGCCACCAACATGTTCAACGAGTATTTCGACCACCGGCGCGGCCTGGACACGAAAGAGATGGTAGGTATTGCCGGTACCATTGTGCACGACGGAGTTTCACCGCACAAAGTATTGATAACGGCTTGGACTTTTATCATCGTATCCGTGGCTCTCGGCGTGTACATCTGTGCCATGTCCAGTTGGTGGATAGCGCTGGTTGGCATCCTTTGTCTCGCAGTGGCTTATTTCTACTCTGGCGGACCCAAACCTTTGGCCTATACGCCCTTTGGTGAGCTTGCCGCGTCTGTTGCCATGGGACCGGTGATTGTGCTTTTAGCGTACTACGTGCAGGCGAACGACATCACAACCAGAGCAGTGATGGTATCACTCCCGATTGGGCTATTAATCGGTGCCATTTTGCTTGGCAATAACATTCGCGACATGGACCAGGACAAGCTCGGCGGACGCCGCACGATTCCAATACTGTTTGGTCGTGAGCGCGGACGCAAGCTGTTTGCCGCCGTTTTTATTCTCTCCTACGTCCTTGTACTGCTGCTCATTGCAACCGGTCTGTTGACGCTCTGGGCACTGTTGGTGCTGCTAACGATTCCTTCCGCCATCTACGTCGTCAGGCTCTATTATCGGTTTTCAGAACCTATCCAACTCCACCCTGCTGTCAAAGGCACGGCCGTCCTGCTGTTCCGCTTTGGCGCACTGCTCTTCGTTGGCATGTTGGTCGGCACCTTCGTCCCCCTTCAAGTGTGA
- the menB gene encoding 1,4-dihydroxy-2-naphthoyl-CoA synthase — protein sequence MTVDWQIVKNYEDIIYEKAEGIARITINRPEVHNAFRPETVQEMIDAFALVRDDPEVGVVLFTGKGEKAFCSGGDQRVRGHGGYVGGDSVPRLNVLDLQRQIRALPKPVIAVVAGYAIGGGHVLHLVCDLTIAGDNARFGQTGPKVGSFDAGYGASLLARTVGIKKAKEIWYLCRQYSAEEALDMGLVNTVVPVAELEEESIKWAREILEKSPIALRFLKMAFNADTDGAAGLQQLAGDATMLYYMTEEAREGKNAFLEKRKPDFGKFTRLP from the coding sequence ATGACGGTAGACTGGCAAATTGTGAAGAACTACGAGGATATTATCTATGAGAAGGCGGAAGGCATTGCAAGAATTACCATTAACCGCCCGGAAGTACATAATGCTTTTCGGCCCGAGACAGTACAGGAAATGATTGATGCGTTTGCCTTGGTGCGGGATGACCCGGAGGTTGGAGTGGTTCTGTTTACTGGCAAAGGCGAAAAGGCGTTTTGCTCAGGCGGGGACCAGCGCGTCCGCGGCCACGGCGGCTACGTTGGCGGTGATTCGGTTCCTCGTCTCAATGTACTCGACTTACAGCGCCAAATTCGGGCACTGCCGAAGCCAGTGATTGCGGTTGTCGCAGGCTACGCCATTGGCGGCGGCCACGTCCTGCACCTTGTCTGCGATTTAACGATTGCGGGCGACAATGCCCGATTCGGGCAGACGGGACCGAAGGTCGGTAGTTTTGACGCAGGTTACGGCGCATCACTGCTGGCACGGACAGTCGGCATCAAAAAGGCGAAAGAAATTTGGTACTTATGTCGCCAGTATTCCGCCGAAGAAGCACTGGATATGGGACTGGTGAATACGGTTGTCCCTGTGGCAGAGCTTGAGGAAGAATCTATTAAGTGGGCGCGTGAGATCCTTGAGAAGAGTCCGATTGCGCTTCGGTTCTTGAAAATGGCATTCAACGCAGACACCGATGGAGCGGCTGGATTGCAGCAGCTTGCGGGCGATGCAACGATGCTGTACTACATGACCGAGGAAGCCAGGGAAGGGAAGAACGCATTTCTGGAAAAGCGTAAACCTGACTTTGGCAAATTCACACGATTGCCATAG